The Gossypium arboreum isolate Shixiya-1 chromosome 6, ASM2569848v2, whole genome shotgun sequence DNA window gaTCAAATTATTACACATTTTAAGCATTTGCAAATAATGTTATAATCTGCAAAATACAGTTAGCCACGTGAGTAaatatttcatttttaaaaaagCCATGTAATCCAATTTAACGAAAAGATGATGTTATCAGTTGAATTTCAATTATTAAATCAAATGaataaagagattaaatttcCGAGATTAATAGTAGAGAGACTAATTTTTAAATGTGTAAATAGTACAAGACATAATTTGATGGTGTACATTTTGTTGGGATATTTCTCTAATATATATCTTTGCCATTATGTCTCTCACACATACTTATTATTGAAAGCCTCTGTTACAGCAGACTTTACTTCATTGAAGCGTTTAGAATTGTGGGATTGTAAGATCAATAAAAATCTCACTCGAGAAGGTAATTTCATTCTTTCAATTTCTCTCTTatgataatatttatttaattgtaagtcatttttatttaaaattgccCTTAACAATATATATTGGATAATATATACTTGTAaggtcaaattttattttaaatccattttctatatttaaaaaaatcttgattaattaatttagtaGTTTTAATTTATGAAAGGATGCTAAGGTGCGGTTTAAgttttttatggtttttttttagGAAATTGATTTTTCAACGttataatattttcaaaaaaaaattataaaaggatgTTAAGATGAGAATATATATTATTACCAATAACTAGAGTAGCTTCTTAATTTACACAAAGTACATGAACCAAATTTTgacaaattaaaatagataaaactAACATCTCTAtttatgtaaaataaaagaatgaaactcataatttcaaatcTTTATCTTCTTCGTAGTTTTATAAATATACTTTGTTtcctatattttttttttcaaaatataactTGCAGTTAATGTTATTGAACAGAAGGCCTAAATTTGAGAAGTTTGGAAGAGTTGGAGTTGTATGAATCATCTTTACCTTCAAACTTTATTCAAGTTTTTGGACTACTCATTTCTCTTAAAAAATTGACCGCCTATGGTATTGATGGTAACAACACTCCACCTATGCATGGTAAATATTCTATTTTCAGTTACTCGTCATTTTAGTTTTATATATCTCTAGATTTAGTATATATAAATGTGTtgcttttttaattttgaaatataatTTCTCTTAGATGTGGTAATTGGATTATAGATTCAAATATCTATAAATTTGATATGCTTTTTTTTATATTCGAATGTTATAAATTCAGATAATATTCGGATTCTAAATGAatattgttgaaaagtcaacaaaggtaggaagcaacttgttaaaaaggtgaagcaagttgcaccgaatgttgaaaagttgaatgggataattgcaattttggtccctaattttttaggccatttgcaagttagtccctgaacttcaactataaataggccttttcatttttcatttcaaccatcccaaccaatctttctctcttagttttctctcttctcccatttgagaattcttaaggaattctatttgtttgtaatattttggagatagtaaagttatcatccggtgttagtgcgagggcgtaggtataatttacgaacctcgttaaaactcttgtgttctttcttgtcctatttttctttcaatatttgagggtataatagtagtatttaattgtgctattaaattactataaaagggatattctgactaaggaaagacttggtatttaagagatccttgtgatccacctctcttccctaggaattgaactttgtgtgattttttagtacaataatttacacgcttccgaccctattgaaacaacaaATATGAATATATACATGTGAATTTGCTTTGCTTATTCCCATAAAGCCATAAAGGAAGGATATTCAAATCCActttataattttgattttatatataaataaaaaaaattaactacttctatttttttaaatagacctttgaatattaaaatgcatatattcaaatttaataacaatatacCAATTAGTCTTTAAATTTCAAATTGCACAAGTAGaaagggtaaaattttaaattttacaaaccACATGGACCAGAGAAAAAAGTTAAACGCTCTAAAGGCAAAGAATTAGGGCTTAGCATCTTGAATGCCTAGATTCGAATCCCATCAGGTGTAGATTCTCTCTCAAATAATTGTAAGTTTAAAGCCATTATTTAtgagttttatttaaatttattttgagttAGATTTAAATATATTCTAATTTTCACTCTTGATTATTATTCTAATTAATtgaacatattttatttattattttggtttCCACCTATTTGTAAACTCCttaaatatatacacataatacTACTACTTTTGCAGATGTTTGTGAATTGACAAATCTCCAAGAGTTGGATATCAATCACTATAATCTAAGGGGTAGCTTACTCATGTGTTTCTCCAACCTCACCTCCCTTAAAAAGTTATCTCTCTCTTCCAATCAGTTTTCTGGAAATATATCTATCCTTGAGAGCCTAACATTACTTGAATCTTTGGACCTCTCTTTTAATCTATTCTCTGGAAATATATTTGCCCTTCAGAGCCTAACATTGCTTGCATCTTTGGACCTCTCTTTTAATCAATTTTCTGGAAATATACCTGCCCTTCAGAGCCTAACATTGCTTGAATCTTTAGACCTCTCTTCTAATCAGTTCTCTGGAAATATATCTGCCCTTGAAAGTCTAACATCCCTCCAATCGTTGGATGTTTCAAACAATAAATTTTACATCCCAAGCTCATTAAGACCCTTGTCCAACCTTTCAAAACTCAAGTACGTCTATGCAGATAACAACACCATACATGCTGATGATCAAGAGATGTCGCATTCTTTGGCTCCAAGGTTCCAATTGAGTTCCGTCAGCTTATCTTGTTGTGGAAGTGTTGGGTCATTTCCAAAATTCTTGTACCATCAAAGTGAATTGCAGAAGGTTTCTCTCTCAGACATATATTTCAAGGTGGATCGATTTCCATTTTGGTTGTTGGAAAATAACACGATGCTAGTGACCCTGAATCTCGTGAATTGCTCTCTATCAGGGCCTTTTCAAGTGCCATCGCGTGTGCATTCTACTTTATCACATTTGGATATATCCAACAATGCCTTCGGTGGCAACATCCCAGTAAGAATGGGTGCACACCTACCATTTTTGGGTTATTTGAACATATCAAGGAATTATTTCAATGGCAGCATTCCCTCTTCATTTGGTGATATGAGTTCCCTACAAGTTTTGGACTTATCAAACAACCAATTATCTGGAGAGATACCTCAGCACATGGCTATGGGCTGTTCTTCATTACAATTCCTTGCATTATCAAATAACAAATTACAAGGATCAATTTTCTCTGGAAATTTTAATCTAACGAGCTTGTTAGAGCTCGAATTAAGTGGAAATAACTTCACTGGGATGATCCCAAATGTCTTAGCTAATTGCTCTCACTTGTATATACTAGATCTTAGCAATAACTATATCTATGGTGATGTCCCAAGTTGGATTTGGAATATGTCAGAGCTAGCAGCATTGGATGTGAGCAGAAACCAACTCTTTGGTAGGTTGCCACAATGGAGGGGAAATGCTTCGAATTTGGAACAAGTTGCCATGGCAGATAATCAACTTGAAGGTTCAATACCAAGGGCAATTTGTAGTCTCAATCTCAAACTTCAACTTTTGGACCTTTCCATGAACCATTTATCTGGGACTCTACCATCTTGCTTCAAACCGGTGTCGGTGAGGgaagttcatttatttaaaaataagctACAAGGAGTGTTACCAAATGCTTTTCATGATAGCTCTTCGTTGGTGACGTTGGATCTCAGCTACAACCACTTGAAGGGTAACATTCCAAATTGGGTTAGCAATCTTTCTGAATTAAGTTATCTTCTCTTAAGGAGAAACCACTTTGAGGGTGAAATTCCAATTCAATTATGCAAGTTGGATCGTTTAAGCTTGATTGATCTTTCTCAAAACAATCTCTCTGGTGCTATTCCTTCTTGTTTAAAAGTTTTTGCGCTGAACTATCTAACTGAGCAATATATTCCGCATTATAGTATTTATTCCGGTATGAATAGCTCGATGTCCATTGAAGTTCCAATAGAATACACAGTAAAGAGCAGATCCTACAATTACAAGAGAAGAATGCTTCAATACATGTCTGGAATTGATCTCTCCTGCAACAAGCTTACGGGTGAAATTAGTTTTGAAACAAAAAACATTATGAAACTCTTCACATTGAACCTTTCTCACAATAGCTTGACCGGACCTGTGCCACGAGCATTTTCTAACCTCATGGACATGGAAAGCCTAGATCTTTCCTACAACAATTTGACAGGGAATATCCCCGCCGAATTTGCTGTATTACATTTCCTGGAATACTTCAATGTGTCATACAACAATTTATCTGGAAAGACACCTGAAAGGATTGGACAGTTGGGAGCATTTGATGAAAGCAACTACGTCGGGAATCCTTTTCTTTGTGGCTTATTGGTGGGGAAGAATTGTTCGCCCGTGGAAACACCATTGACACCCAAGGCTTCGGCTGGCAACAAAGAAGACCATGGTTTCATTGATATGGATGCCTTCTATGCAAGCTTCTTCGCATGTTACGTGATGGTGCTATTGTGTATCGCATCTGTTTTGTACATAAATCCTTATTGGAGGCAAGCATGGTTTTACTATATACAAATGGCCGTTGATTCCTGCTACTATTTTATGATAGATAATTTCCTCAGAAATTTTTATAGTGGAAACATGTAGAAAATTTTGTTGTGAAATTTGTCGATTGCAATGCCATGTTTATATGTAGCGACTGTGTTAAGACGTCGATTTAAAGTGCTCTTATGGAACTGAATAAAAACTCCCATAAGCCATATTCTTAGTTTCACTGCTATTTCAGTTGGTTTGATTTCAATTTGTACAAAATGTTAGCTGTCACCAGGTCTAGTCCTTCATAATTTCAGTAGTAGCAACAAATAATTATGGAAATATTGTTTGCTATGTGTAACACCACCTTCATGTTGAATAAGTCTCTTTCCTCCACACACAAATGAGCAACTTGGCTGCTTGGTTACACATCCAAAAGCTTCCAAACGCTGTGCAAAGTTGCAGTATACTACATACAAACCTTCCATAATGTTTGTATATTTCTTCAAAGATTGTTGATCTAGAAAGTACAATGCTGCCAAAGTCTCAATCTTTCACTTCTAACCGATCACATTGGCAAAAGGAGCGTCTAATTACTGTTTTGACCAGATAAGTTTAGTTCCTCTGATTTTCAAGCATTTCTTGTACTGCTCATACAAAGAACGATATATCGCAGGCACGTAATCCTTGAATCTGTAACAGATGACAACAGAGGGTAAGATCCAATAAAAATAATCGATAATAGTTGCAAGCTAAAAAGGGGCATGGAAATGAATGACAGGCTAAAGAATAGTGGCAATTTGTTTCTTTGCTAGTGTTGCAGATAAGACCTCTGATGGGACTTGCAGCCTTTAAGGCTCTAACATATTTGATGATCTCAGACAATGTTAGGCTTAGCTTTATAAATCATTAACTCATGCTGagaatatgaaattaattttGCCACATTTCCAGTGAAACCTAAAACCGCACAATATGGCATTAACTGGATGAGTATCAGAAAGTGTCTGCTCAATGtgttgtttcaatagggtcggaagcgtgtaaattattgtactaaaaaatcacacaaagttcaattcccagggaagagatgtggatcacaaggatctcttaaataccaagtctttccttagtcagaatatcccttttatagtaatttaatagcacaattaaatactactattataccctcaaatattgaaagaaaaataggacaagaaagaacacaagagttttaacgaggttcgtaaattatacctacgtcctcgggcactaacaccggatgataactttactatctccaaaatattacgaaCAAATAGAATtctttaagaattctcaaatgggagaagagagaaaactaagagagaaaattggttgggatggttgaaatgaaaatgaaaaggcctatttatagttgaagttcggggactaacttgcaaatggcctaaaaattagggaccaaaattgcaattatcccattcaacttttcaacattcggtgcaacttgcttcaccttttaacaagttgcttcctacctttgttgacttttcaacaatctccaccttgaagatttgattaggataatcgcatcttcacacacttccttcaactccccaaattcgataaagttatcttttgtagtgcctccaaatgcgctctcgGCGCCATAcactgaaggtgctcaaattctcggatattaatcaagttcaaacaatgattaaacttgattgttgttaccactttggtcatcatatctgcaggattatcTGCATGggaatcttctgaagtagaatttttccttttcaaagacttcctttaaagtgatatcttacgtcgatatgcttggttcttgaatgatagacttgatttttcgctaaatgaatagcgctcgattgtcacaatatagactaatgtgactttgaacaactcccaagtctttcaacaatccattaagccaaatagcctccttaatgactTACAGAATCGCCATATATTCTCCTCTGTAGTAGACACACGACTCATGAGATCgcaaggtagacttccaactcactgggctttagcaagagtaagcagatacccgtagttgaacgcgtttatctaaatcaccagcaaagtcggaatcaacatatccaactacaaactgaCCAAGTGTTTCATCCTGCTCAAAAactaaaccaacatctacggtttttcgaagataccgcagaatccatttcacagcttgc harbors:
- the LOC108485272 gene encoding receptor-like protein 15, producing the protein MNLKELSLEGNEIKSLGSIFHGKEGMKLNKLEVLNLRYNLFNNSIFSSLVELSNLKSLDLSYNKLKGAIYTKDLNALSNLEELILSDNEVNGFIPSQGLRLMNLKVVDLSGNDFNNSILSSLATLSNLKNLSGNGLIDMKDLNRLSNLEELYMACNPAIDADAGCSFSLQSLGLFPTLKTLSLRGFNINETRMASYSHNNFTSLKRLELWDCKINKNLTREEGLNLRSLEELELYESSLPSNFIQVFGLLISLKKLTAYGIDGNNTPPMHDVCELTNLQELDINHYNLRGSLLMCFSNLTSLKKLSLSSNQFSGNISILESLTLLESLDLSFNLFSGNIFALQSLTLLASLDLSFNQFSGNIPALQSLTLLESLDLSSNQFSGNISALESLTSLQSLDVSNNKFYIPSSLRPLSNLSKLKYVYADNNTIHADDQEMSHSLAPRFQLSSVSLSCCGSVGSFPKFLYHQSELQKVSLSDIYFKVDRFPFWLLENNTMLVTLNLVNCSLSGPFQVPSRVHSTLSHLDISNNAFGGNIPVRMGAHLPFLGYLNISRNYFNGSIPSSFGDMSSLQVLDLSNNQLSGEIPQHMAMGCSSLQFLALSNNKLQGSIFSGNFNLTSLLELELSGNNFTGMIPNVLANCSHLYILDLSNNYIYGDVPSWIWNMSELAALDVSRNQLFGRLPQWRGNASNLEQVAMADNQLEGSIPRAICSLNLKLQLLDLSMNHLSGTLPSCFKPVSVREVHLFKNKLQGVLPNAFHDSSSLVTLDLSYNHLKGNIPNWVSNLSELSYLLLRRNHFEGEIPIQLCKLDRLSLIDLSQNNLSGAIPSCLKVFALNYLTEQYIPHYSIYSGMNSSMSIEVPIEYTVKSRSYNYKRRMLQYMSGIDLSCNKLTGEISFETKNIMKLFTLNLSHNSLTGPVPRAFSNLMDMESLDLSYNNLTGNIPAEFAVLHFLEYFNVSYNNLSGKTPERIGQLGAFDESNYVGNPFLCGLLVGKNCSPVETPLTPKASAGNKEDHGFIDMDAFYASFFACYVMVLLCIASVLYINPYWRQAWFYYIQMAVDSCYYFMIDNFLRNFYSGNM